A single genomic interval of Lusitaniella coriacea LEGE 07157 harbors:
- a CDS encoding YgiT-type zinc finger protein: MKPEWYQETIVERKVTYTLEIEGQFFIIENVPARVCLETEERFFSPEMVERLQKIIWEKGRPKRTIETPVYEFL; this comes from the coding sequence ATGAAACCTGAATGGTATCAAGAAACAATCGTTGAGCGAAAAGTCACTTATACCCTGGAAATAGAAGGTCAATTTTTTATTATTGAGAATGTGCCAGCTAGGGTTTGCCTGGAAACAGAAGAGCGATTTTTTTCGCCAGAAATGGTGGAGCGCTTGCAGAAAATCATCTGGGAAAAGGGAAGACCCAAAAGAACGATTGAAACACCCGTGTACGAGTTTCTTTAG
- a CDS encoding DUF5615 family PIN-like protein, translating into MPIQYLLDENLPPLYREQLLRYKSDLVVRIIGDEGVLPTGTLDPEILCWCENNGFLLVTNNRRSMPVHLAEHLEMGRHIPGILVLRRPVDIGRVLADLVLIAEAAEEDEYFDLISYVPLI; encoded by the coding sequence ATGCCGATTCAGTATTTGCTTGATGAAAATTTGCCACCTCTGTATCGAGAACAGCTATTGCGATACAAAAGCGATTTGGTTGTCCGTATAATCGGCGATGAGGGAGTTCTTCCTACAGGCACACTCGATCCAGAAATTCTTTGCTGGTGTGAGAACAATGGCTTTTTACTGGTTACCAATAACCGCCGTTCTATGCCAGTGCATTTAGCAGAACATTTAGAGATGGGTCGCCACATTCCAGGCATTTTGGTGCTTCGTCGTCCAGTCGATATTGGTCGCGTTCTTGCAGATTTGGTTTTGATTGCAGAGGCGGCTGAGGAGGATGAATATTTTGATCTGATTAGTTACGTGCCACTCATTTAA
- a CDS encoding DUF433 domain-containing protein, protein MQLEDYFDVLQPDDISLKGTRIGIEHILDEYVNFGKSPEAIAEQFPTVTLEQVYATILYYLRDRETVGQYLEDWVAYTTKAQQKHDRNLPPVVVRLRQLKAEREKATIS, encoded by the coding sequence ATGCAATTAGAAGACTATTTCGACGTTCTTCAACCGGATGATATTAGCCTCAAAGGAACGCGAATTGGTATCGAGCATATTCTCGATGAGTATGTTAATTTCGGAAAATCTCCAGAAGCGATCGCCGAGCAATTTCCGACTGTGACCCTAGAGCAAGTTTATGCAACAATTCTCTACTATTTGCGCGATCGCGAAACGGTGGGACAGTATTTAGAAGATTGGGTCGCTTACACCACCAAAGCCCAGCAAAAACACGATCGTAATCTCCCTCCAGTGGTTGTTCGGCTGCGCCAACTTAAGGCAGAACGGGAAAAAGCGACAATTTCCTAA
- a CDS encoding DUF433 domain-containing protein, protein MTLTATEYKYIQLDERNVPIIAGTTMKVVELITSVKAYGWTPEQLHENYPHVSMSKIYSALAYYWDYKQELDRDMERRYQFAEKLRREAGESPVAKKLRALDHLK, encoded by the coding sequence ATGACACTCACCGCCACAGAATATAAATACATCCAACTTGACGAACGCAACGTTCCCATCATCGCTGGAACGACGATGAAAGTGGTTGAATTAATCACTTCAGTCAAAGCTTACGGTTGGACTCCCGAACAATTGCATGAAAACTATCCCCACGTCTCCATGAGCAAAATTTATTCTGCCCTCGCCTACTACTGGGATTATAAACAAGAACTCGATCGAGACATGGAGCGACGCTACCAGTTTGCTGAGAAACTGCGCCGAGAAGCTGGGGAATCCCCTGTTGCTAAAAAGTTGCGGGCGTTGGATCATTTGAAATGA